In Mycobacterium gallinarum, a single window of DNA contains:
- the rplT gene encoding 50S ribosomal protein L20, which translates to MARVKRAVNAQKKRRTILKASKGYRGQRSRLYRKAKEQQLHSLTYAYRDRRARKGEFRKLWISRINAAARANDITYNRLIQGLKAAGVEVDRKNLAEIAVSDPAAFTALVEVAKAALPSDVNAPSGEAA; encoded by the coding sequence ATGGCACGCGTAAAGCGCGCAGTAAACGCGCAGAAGAAGCGCCGCACAATACTCAAGGCATCTAAGGGCTACCGCGGTCAGCGGTCACGGCTGTATCGCAAAGCCAAAGAGCAGCAGCTGCATTCGTTGACCTATGCCTACCGCGACCGGCGTGCCCGCAAGGGCGAGTTCCGCAAGCTGTGGATCTCGCGGATCAACGCGGCGGCCCGCGCCAACGACATCACCTACAACCGGTTGATCCAGGGCCTGAAGGCCGCCGGAGTCGAGGTGGACCGCAAGAACCTGGCCGAGATCGCCGTCAGCGATCCCGCCGCCTTCACCGCGTTGGTGGAGGTCGCCAAGGCTGCGCTGCCCAGCGATGTCAATGCGCCGTCGGGCGAGGCTGCCTGA
- the rpmI gene encoding 50S ribosomal protein L35: MPKAKTHSGASKRFRATGTGKIVRQKANKRHLLEHKSSKRTRRLDGRTEVAANDVKRVKKLLNG, translated from the coding sequence ATGCCAAAGGCGAAGACCCACAGCGGCGCTTCCAAGCGGTTCCGGGCCACCGGAACCGGAAAGATCGTGCGCCAGAAGGCCAACAAGCGGCACTTGCTCGAGCACAAGTCGAGCAAGCGCACCCGCCGGCTCGACGGCCGCACCGAGGTGGCGGCCAATGACGTCAAGCGCGTCAAGAAGCTGCTGAACGGCTGA
- the infC gene encoding translation initiation factor IF-3, whose amino-acid sequence MSTETRVNERIRVPEVRLIGPGGEQVGIVRIEDALRVAADADLDLVEVAPDAKPPVCKIMDYGKFKYETAQKARESRKNQQQTVVKEQKLRPKIDPHDYETKKGHVVRFLQAGSKVKVTIMFRGREQSRPELGYRLLQRLGADVADYGFVETSAKQDGRNMTMVLAPHRGAKTRAKAAHDADAPAAQRAQPESAPTETPQN is encoded by the coding sequence ATCAGCACTGAGACCCGCGTCAACGAGCGCATCCGCGTACCTGAAGTCCGTCTCATCGGACCAGGCGGCGAGCAGGTAGGCATTGTGCGCATCGAAGACGCCCTCCGCGTCGCCGCGGATGCCGATCTCGACCTTGTCGAAGTAGCCCCGGACGCCAAACCACCGGTTTGCAAGATCATGGACTACGGCAAGTTCAAATACGAGACGGCCCAGAAGGCACGCGAGTCTCGCAAGAACCAGCAGCAGACCGTCGTCAAGGAACAGAAGCTGCGTCCCAAGATCGACCCGCACGACTACGAGACCAAAAAGGGCCACGTGGTCCGCTTCCTGCAAGCGGGATCCAAGGTCAAGGTGACCATCATGTTCCGCGGACGCGAGCAGTCGAGGCCCGAGCTGGGCTACCGACTCCTGCAGCGGCTGGGCGCCGACGTCGCCGATTACGGCTTCGTCGAGACGTCGGCCAAGCAGGACGGCCGCAACATGACGATGGTGCTGGCACCGCACCGCGGCGCGAAGACTCGCGCCAAGGCGGCGCACGATGCCGACGCTCCCGCCGCGCAACGCGCACAGCCCGAGAGCGCACCGACCGAAACACCACAGAACTGA
- a CDS encoding TrmH family RNA methyltransferase, with the protein MAAAIKLHRHVGRRRAARFLAEGPNLVEAAMRRGLVSEVFVTEAAQARFASLLGDADVHVVTERAAKALSDTVTPVGLVAVCSVPETSLDDVLADAPRLLAVAADISEPGNAGTLIRIADAMGADAVVLAGHSVDPYNGKCLRASAGSIFSIPVVSEPDATTAVSAIGAAGLAVLATTVDGEVSLDDADLTAPTAWLFGPEAHGLASELAEMATQRVRIPMPGNAESLNVASAAAICLYQSARAHRL; encoded by the coding sequence GTGGCGGCAGCGATCAAGCTGCATCGCCACGTGGGACGACGCCGCGCCGCACGCTTTCTCGCTGAGGGACCCAACCTCGTCGAGGCCGCGATGCGGCGCGGACTCGTCTCCGAGGTCTTCGTCACCGAAGCTGCGCAGGCCCGCTTCGCATCGCTGCTGGGCGATGCCGATGTGCATGTGGTGACGGAGCGAGCCGCGAAAGCGTTGTCGGACACGGTCACCCCGGTCGGCCTGGTCGCGGTGTGCTCGGTACCCGAGACCTCGCTTGACGACGTCCTCGCCGATGCCCCACGGCTGCTGGCCGTCGCGGCGGACATCTCCGAGCCCGGTAACGCGGGCACTCTGATTCGCATCGCCGACGCGATGGGCGCCGACGCCGTGGTACTCGCCGGCCACAGCGTCGATCCATACAACGGCAAGTGTCTGCGTGCCTCGGCCGGGAGTATCTTCTCGATTCCCGTCGTATCCGAGCCGGATGCCACCACGGCGGTGTCGGCGATAGGTGCCGCCGGGCTTGCGGTGCTGGCCACCACTGTCGACGGCGAAGTATCGCTTGACGATGCGGATTTGACCGCGCCGACGGCATGGCTGTTCGGGCCGGAGGCGCATGGCTTGGCGTCCGAACTGGCCGAGATGGCCACTCAACGGGTGCGAATTCCCATGCCCGGCAACGCCGAAAGCCTCAATGTGGCATCGGCGGCGGCGATCTGTCTGTATCAGAGCGCCAGGGCTCACCGTTTGTAA